In Geotrypetes seraphini chromosome 4, aGeoSer1.1, whole genome shotgun sequence, a single window of DNA contains:
- the LOC117358642 gene encoding interferon-induced protein with tetratricopeptide repeats 5-like isoform X2: MGEISKNSLKTKLLQLECHFTWELLKEDSDLDELEEALHDQLEFLFPNCRSMVYNLLAYVNQLKGNNVEALANLQKAEELIQEVQDDDISTKIITTYGNYAWIYYDMDQLENANTYLGKVEDICKMLLSTSPYKVPVSDVYGEKGWALLKFCGQYYEKAKECFQKALEKDPEGPEWNSGYATVVYRLEGFNIKKYTPEDCESVELLRRAIKLNPKDTVVMALLGLKLQEMNRSEEGEKYIKEALAKTPNLPYLLRYVAKFYRRQGRVDEAIKLLKRAVSFTPRSGFLHHQLGISYRKKMIELKKTAHASKYSVRNDFSKQIQELIWYAIYHFVFVVEQKTKFVYAKIDLANMYVEANQHDKAENMFQEVLRMEKLTDVEKQEIYLNCGRYEEYQKKSESEALRYYTAGLRLQIGSIARDLCQRALQKFAERKIQRNGADASGFGLLGLIHQLKGEKKEAIECYEKALELDPDNEEYLSGICNMRLSI, from the coding sequence agagatttccaaaaattcCTTGAAAACTAAACTGTTGCAGCTGGAATGCCATTTTACATGGGAATTATTGAAAGAAGATTCAGATCTCGATGAGCTGGAGGAGGCACTTCATGACCAACTTGAATTTTTATTCCCAAATTGCAGGTCAATGGTTTATAATCTGCTTGCCTATGTGAATCAACTAAAAGGTAACAATGTTGAAGCCCTTGCAAATCTTCAAAAAGCTGAAGAGTTAATTCAAGAGGTCCAGGATGATGATATCAGCACAAAAATTATTACCACCTATGGGAACTATGCGTGGATATACTATGATATGGACCAGCTTGAAAATGCCAATACCTACCTTGGGAAGGTGGAAGATATTTGTAAAATGTTATTGAGCACATCTCCCTATAAAGTTCCAGTCTCTGATGTTTATGGTGAAAAGGGATGGGCCTTATTAAAGTTTTGTGGACAATATTATGAAAAAGCAAAAGAATGTTTCCAGAAGGCTCTTGAAAAAGATCCTGAAGGTCCAGAATGGAATTCTGGCTATGCAACGGTTGTGTACCGTCTGGAGGGTTTTAACATCAAAAAATATACCCCAGAAGATTGCGAATCTGTTGAACTGTTGAGACGTGCTATAAAGCTGAATCCTAAAGACACAGTAGTGATGGCACTCTTAGGTCTGAAACTTCAAGAAATGAATCGGTCAGAAGAAGGAGAAAAGTACATTAAAGAAGCATTGGCGAAAACTCCCAATCTTCCTTACCTGTTGCGCTATGTTGCAAAGTTTTACAGACGGCAAGGAAGGGTGGACGAAGCCATTAAACTGTTGAAAAGGGCGGTAAGTTTTACACCGCGCTCTGGTTTCCTGCACCACCAGCTAGGTATTTCTTACAGAAAAAAGATGATAGAACTGAAAAAAACTGCTCATGCTTCAAAATACAGTGTCAGGAATGACTTTTCCAAACAGATTCAAGAACTAATTTGGTATGCCATTTATCATTTTGTATTTGTTGTGGAGCAGAAAACAAAGTTTGTGTATGCAAAGATAGACTTAGCCAACATGTATGTAGAAGCGAATCAGCATGACAAAGCAGAAAACATGTTTCAGGAAGTGCTCAGAATGGAGAAGCTTACCGATGTAGAAAAGCAAGAGATATATTTAAATTGCGGCCGCTATGAAGAATACCAGAAAAAGTCAGAATCTGAAGCCCTTAGATATTATACAGCAGGGCTAAGACTTCAGATTGGATCGATTGCAAGGGATTTGTGCCAAAGAGCTCTGCAAAAGTTCGCCGAAAGGAAGATTCAGAGGAATGGAGCAGATGCTTCAGGTTTTGGCCTCCTTGGGCTTATCCACCAGCtgaaaggagaaaagaaagaggcGATTGAATGCTATGAGAAAGCCCTAGAACTAGACCCTGATAACGAAGAGTATTTGAGTGGTATCTGCAACATGCGGCTTTCAATATGA
- the LOC117358642 gene encoding interferon-induced protein with tetratricopeptide repeats 5-like isoform X1, translated as MGEISKDSLKTKLLQLECHFTWGLLKDDSDLNDLEDRLHDQIEILFPNCRSMVYNLLAYVNHLKGNNDEALANLQKAEELIQEVQDDDISKKIITTYGNYAWIYYDMDQLENANTYLGKVEDICKMLLSTSPYKVPVSDVYGEKGWALLKFCGQYYEKAKECFQKALEKDPEGPEWNSGYATAVYCLKGINNKQCTQEDCESVELLRRAIKLNPKDTVLMALLGLKLQDMNRSEEGEKYIKEALEKTPNLPYLLRYAAKFYRRQGMVDEAIKLLKRAVSFTPLSGFLHHQLGICYKKKMIELKKNTHASRSKYSARDDFSKQIQELIWYAIYHFVFVVEQTTKFVYAKIDLANMYVEANQHDKAENMFQEMLKMEKLTDVEKQEIYLSCGQYEEYHKKSESEAIRYYTAGLRLQTGKFAKDLCQRALQKLAERKIQRKGADASGFGILGLVHQLNGEKKEAIECYERALELDPDNEEYLRGLCNMRLSI; from the coding sequence AGAGATTTCCAAGGACTCCTTGAAAACTAAGCTGTTGCAGCTGGAATGCCATTTTACATGGGGATTACTGAAAGATGATTCGGATCTCAATGATCTGGAGGATAGACTTCATGACCAAATTGAAATTTTATTCCCAAATTGCAGGTCAATGGTTTATAATCTGCTTGCCTATGTGAATCATCTGAAAGGTAACAATGACGAAGCCCTTGCAAATCTTCAAAAAGCTGAAGAGTTAATTCAAGAGGTCCAGGATGATGATATCAGCAAAAAAATCATTACCACCTATGGGAACTATGCGTGGATATACTATGATATGGATCAGCTTGAGAATGCCAATACCTACCTTGGGAAGGTGGAAGATATTTGTAAAATGTTATTGAGCACATCTCCCTATAAAGTTCCAGTCTCTGATGTTTATGGTGAAAAAGGATGGGCCTTATTAAAGTTTTGTGGACAATATTATGAAAAAGCAAAAGAATGTTTCCAGAAGGCTCTTGAAAAAGATCCTGAAGGCCCAGAATGGAATTCTGGCTACGCAACAGCTGTGTACTGTCTCAAAGGTATTAACAACAAACAATGTACCCAAGAGGATTGCGAATCCGTAGAACTGTTGAGACGTGCTATAAAGCTGAATCCTAAAGACACAGTATTGATGGCACTCTTGGGTCTGAAACTTCAAGATATGAATCGGTCAGAAGAAGGAGAAAAGTACATTAAAGAAGCATTGGAGAAAACTCCCAATCTTCCTTACCTGTTGCGCTATGCTGCAAAGTTTTACCGGCGGCAAGGAATGGTGGACGAAGCCATTAAACTGTTGAAAAGGGCGGTAAGTTTTACACCACTCTCTGGTTTCCTGCACCACCAGCTAGGCATTTGCTACAAAAAAAAGATGATAgaactgaaaaaaaacacccatgcCTCAAGATCAAAGTACAGTGCCAGGGATGACTTTTCCAAGCAGATTCAAGAGCTAATTTGGTATGCCATTTATCATTTTGTATTTGTGGTGGAGCAGACAACAAAGTTTGTGTATGCAAAGATAGACTTAGCCAACATGTATGTAGAAGCGAATCAGCATGACAAAGCAGAAAACATGTTTCAGGAAATGCTCAAAATGGAGAAGCTTACCGATGTAGAAAAGCAAGAGATATATTTAAGCTGTGGCCAATATGAAGAATACCACAAAAAGTCAGAATCTGAAGCCATTAGATATTATACAGCAGGGCTAAGGCTTCAGACTGGAAAATTTGCAAAGGATTTGTGCCAAAGAGCTCTGCAAAAGCTTGCTGAAAGAAAGATTCAGAGGAAAGGAGCAGATGCTTCAGGTTTTGGCATCCTTGGCCTTGTCCACCAGCTGAATGGAGAAAAGAAAGAGGCGATTGAATGCTATGAGAGAGCCCTAGAGCTGGACCCTGATAATGAAGAGTATTTACGTGGTCTCTGCAACATGCGGCTTTCAATATGA